The genomic window CTGCggggggggcgccgccgccAGGGCCGACTGCCAGGCCGGGGGGAGCTGCGCCCAAAGCTCCTCGGTGAAGAAATCCTGGGGGGTAATTANNNNNNNNNNNNNNNNNNNNNNNNNNNNNNNNNNNNNNNNNNNNNNNNNNNNNNNNNNNNNNNNNNNNNNNNNNNNNNNNNNNNNNNNNNNNNNNNNNNNATTAGGGTCATAATTAAGGTTGGGGTAGGGGTTGGGGTGGGGGCTATAGGTAGGGTTGGGGTCCTAATTAGGGTCCTAATTagggttggggttggggttaGGGTTGGGGTCTGGGTCCTAATTAGGGTCCTATTTAGGATTGGGGttggggttagggttagggttgggGTCCGGGTCCTAATTAGGGTCATAATTACGGTTGGGGTAGGGGTTGGGGTGGGCGCCATAGGTAGGGTTGGGGTTGGGGTCCTAATTAGGGTCATAATTAGGattggggttggggttggggttaGGGTTAAGGTTAAGGTTGGGGTTAGGGATTGGGGTTGGGGCCCAGGTCCTAATTAGGGTCCTAATTAGGGTCAAAATCAGGGTTGGGGTTGGGGTCATAGGTAGGGTTAGCTTGGGGTTGGGGTCCTAATTAGGATCGTAATTAGGGTCTGGatggggttggggttggggtcACGGTCATGGTTAGGGTTACGGTTGGGGTCCGGGTCCTAATTAGGGTTGGGGTCAGGAGTGGGGTCATGGCTAGGGATTTAGCACCGGGGTGGGGATTGGGGCCCTAATTAGGGTCGTAATTAGGGTCGGGGTCGGGGCCGGTCACTCACGATGACGCAGGCGTCCAGCAGCGGGCGGTACATGGCCAGGAGCCGCACGATGTCGGCCGCGCgctgctgctcccagtgcaGGGCAGCACCGGGGGGCGGGCGTGACGTCATGCTGGGGGCGTGACGTCACCTCCTGGGCTGTGACGTCATCTCCTGGGCTCTGACGTCATCTCCTGGGGGGGTGTGACGTCATGCTGGGGGTGTGACGTCATGCTGGGGGTGTGACGTC from Oxyura jamaicensis isolate SHBP4307 breed ruddy duck unplaced genomic scaffold, BPBGC_Ojam_1.0 oxyUn_random_OJ61519, whole genome shotgun sequence includes these protein-coding regions:
- the LOC118158923 gene encoding protein RRNAD1-like, with the protein product MTSRPPPGAALHWEQQRAADIVRLLAMYRPLLDACVIDFFTEELWAQLPPAWQSALAAAPPPQLAATLLGTGTGTGTGTGVGAPWPLSLLAFAAAARAL